One Manihot esculenta cultivar AM560-2 chromosome 6, M.esculenta_v8, whole genome shotgun sequence DNA segment encodes these proteins:
- the LOC110617708 gene encoding lysine-rich arabinogalactan protein 19, with protein sequence MDSMFLVSILACICFPLVISNAQAPTASLVALPTAPPATTITPPPTTTMPLPTTTPTVPVKSPVSAARPPAAITPIASPTPKVAPAISPTFLPHIPPPEPPQIPPIVAPAHPPVLPPPPAMLPPALPPPHVSPAPARAPPAPAPAKEVPVPSPAMPPPRPTPTPTPQPAPAPTPIPAPAPAPTPTPTPAPAPTPTPTPAPAPTPTPTPAPAPTPTPAPAPAPTPTPAPAPAPPPLAPTPELVPPHAPPPPKHHKKKRRHKHKKHHHSPAPSPIPPSPPAPPAPPTPVTDSEDTAPAPSPITNGGNAMYPLGGRPGMWARTIAICFLLLVTGYNF encoded by the exons ATGGATTCAATGTTTTTGGTTTCCATCTTGGCTTGCATCTGCTTTCCTTTAGTTATTTCCAATGCTCAAGCACCCACAGCATCACTGGTGGCTTTGCCTACTGCACCTCCGGCTACTACCATCACACCTCCGCCAACTACCACCATGCCCCTGCCGACGACCACACCAACTGTGCCAGTAAAATCACCAGTAAGTGCTGCTAGACCTCCAGCTGCAATCACTCCTATAGCATCACCAACTCCTAAAGTAGCACCAGCTATCAGCCCGACTTTCCTACCTCATATTCCACCACCAGAACCCCCACAAATTCCTCCAATTGTAGCTCCAGCTCATCCACCTGTACTGCCACCACCACCAGCTATGCTGCCACCTGCTTTACCACCACCACATGTGTCTCCTGCTCCAGCACGAGCACCCCCAGCACCAGCACCAGCTAAGGAAGTACCAGTACCATCACCAGCAATGCCACCGCCAAGGCCAACACCAACACCAACGCCACAGCCAGCACCAGCACCAACACCCATACCAGCACCAGCACCAGCACCAACACCAACACCCACACCAGCACCAGCACCAACACCCACACCAACACCAGCACCAGCACCAACACCCACACCAACACCAGCACCAGCACCCACACCAACACCAGCACCAGCACCAGCACCCACACCAACACCAGCACCAGCACCAGCTCCTCCACCACTGGCTCCAACCCCAGAAttagtgcctccacatgcacCACCTCCACCCAAGCACcacaagaagaaaagaaggcACAAGCACAAGAAGCATCATCATTCACCAGCTCCATCACCAATTCCTCCCAGCCCACCAGCCCCACCAGCCCCACCTACCCCAGTAACAGATTCAGAGGATACAGCTCCTGCACCCTCCCCAATTACG AATGGAGGAAATGCAATGTATCCGCTGGGAGGAAGACCAGGAATGTGGGCAAGGACAATAGCAATTTGCTTTTTGCTGCTTGTTACAGGCTACAATTTTTAG